The Antarcticibacterium flavum genome contains the following window.
AATTTGGGGGGTAATGAAGCTTGAAAAACATCCCCTTTTTAATAGCCCATTTTCATAATGTAATCTGCTGAATGTTTTCCCGATCCATAGAAAATAAAGAACAGGGAAATGAACATCACAACTGTGGCCAGAATAAGGTTACCCACATTCATTTCTCCAACAAAATTGATTAGGATTGCCCCAATAAGTATTGGAAGCTGTGCAGCTATCGCCCAGCGGGTAAGCAATCCAAAAGCTATTAAAATTCCTCCCACAAGATGGGCAGAGGCCACGTAATGTACAGTAATCATTACCCCCGCATAGCCCTGGAGTGGAGTGATTAATTCTACTAGGGTTTGCGTTTGTGATATAAATCCAATGCCTTTTATGAAGAGAAATACACCCAGCGCGATCCTTAGAATGTCCAGTGCGTAATAAGTGTGCGCATTGGCCCACTTATTCAATGTTCTAATACTTGCCATAACTCAAAAATTAACAATTAATTTACTGATAATTAATGAATTAAGCAATAGTAAAGCGTGGAATTACAGGAATCTTCTTAAAGTGATGAAAGGTTGGAGTTAATATAGTATTTCCTGTCGTTGATACGAATATCATTAGGTTTTACACCGGCCGGCAATTGTTGCCAGGATGAGGTTGGAGTGATCCTTAGCTCTTTATTCTTTACGAATATATCGACAGGCATTTCAAAATTCTTTACATCGGCTTGCCAGCGGTAGGAGACCCTGTCTTCTACAATTCTAAATTGAAGTAGTGGCACGGCAGCATGACGAAGATACTGGTCAAATACCGGTTTTAGGTCAACAGTTATAGCCTTATTGAAAAATTCCTCGGTGATTTCTGTAGTTATGATCTGGTGCCTGTAAGTCGTCGTATAATCTCTCAGGGTTTTCCACCATAATTGATCATCATTATATATGCTCCTTATGGTATTGAGCAGGTTGGAACCTTTAAAATACATATCGCCCGACCCTTCAGAATTTACTCCATATTCCCCTATTATAGGCTTATCATTGGCAATTACACTTCTTATTCCCTTAATATATTCCAGGGCTTCTTCCTTTCCCCAGCGGCATTCAATATAGACAGCTTCAGAATAGGAGGTAAAGCCTTCATGGATCCACATATCGGCTATATCCCTGGCGGTAATGCTATTCCCAAACCACTCATGGCCGGTTTCGTGAATGATGATAAAATCCCATTTTAGTCCTATTCCTGTGCCTGAAAGGTCCCTGCCAAGATAGCCTTTCATATAATGGTTGCCATATGCTACCGCACTCTGGTGTTCCATGCCCAGGTAAGGGGTTTCTACAAGAGTGAAACCATCCTCGACAAAGGGATATTCCCCAAATTTTTCGTAGAAACAATCCATCATTGGCTTCACTTCCTCAAATTGTTTCTTCGCCTTTTCAAGGTTGTAAGGCAGGACGTAGTAATCCAGGTCGAGGTTCCGGTAATTATCTTTCTTCAAAGTATCAGAGAAATGGACATAATTGCCAATATTCAGGACAATGTTATAATTGTTGATAGGATTAATGACTTTCCAGCTCCAGCGGGTGTAACCATCTTCGAGCTCTTTTTGTGAAACCAGCCGGCCATTGGAAACATTCATCAAACCTGTAGGCACTTCCACTTCTGTAAGGACTTCCTGTGGCTCATCGCTTTGATGGTCTTTATTGGGATACCATAAACTGGCTCCTGTACCCTGCACTGCAACGGCTATCCAATGGTCCCCATTATTATCCTTTTCAAACACAAAACCCCCATCCCAGGGTGCGTTTTTCGCCACCAATGGATTTCCGGAATAAAATACGAGGATAGAATCCCTTTCTCCCTTTTGTACCGGCTGTTTCAGGTCAACAAAAACAGCATTGAATTTCCTGTTGTAGTCCAATTTCTCGTTACGGTGAATAATGGAATCGATCTTCATGTTTTCAAAAAGATCTATCTGCATTACCGGCAACTGTTTCCCGGCTTCGAATGTTATGGTATTGGAACCGGAGATGTAACGTTCCTCAGGCTCCACCCTTACCTTTAGATGATACTTCAGGACATCATAAGCCCTTTCAGCTCGTAAGGATCCTCGTAGAGTGTCGGCTTCAGTATATATTCTTCCTTCCTGGCTTAATACCTGTGCAAAATTTGGCAAGGCAAGAAAAGGAATAATAAGTAGGATCAATCTTTTCATAAAGGGGAAGAGTTTATATAAATCTTTGGGGAGGAATCTTTTTTATGGATATCCTGCATTTCTGAATGGAATTTTTCAAAACCCTCTTTATTTACACCATTGGCTTTATTGTATGAGTAGTGATATTTTAAGATCTCTATGTCATCTGAACTAAGGCTTCTTATATCACTACAATTGGAAAAGTAACTTTTACAATCAAAAAGTGAAGAGCTGCCAAACATTCCTAAAGATCTAAAGAACTGATATTTTAAATTTGCCAGTTGATAAATTGGTTTTGGAATAAGATCTGAGTCCACTTGAACAAAACCTTTGTCGAGTTTTTGTTTCTCATTCCAATATACATAGTAAGAGGATTTTTTTCCTTTCAATTTAGGTTCAAAATGTATTGTGTCCTTAGAATTGATATAATAGAGGAAAAAATTTGCTTCATCTATAGTTTTAACTTCCGTAATCTTCAATGAGTCTATTGCTGCTGAAAGGCCTTCAGCAAAATCTAATAAGGCCTCCTGATGTTTTTTAGGAATAGAGGGGGCAAGAAACATCTTAATCTCATCTTCCCACAATTTCAGGGTAAGGCCTTCCTTCCAATAAACGACGTCCTTATATTTCTCCAAAAAATGAAGATCCCTGAACTCATAGAAAAGTCGTCTGCTATTGGGAGTGTCGGGGAGTATAAAATCTGCCGGCACCTGGACCATAGTATCCCTATGTATGATCTTGAGATTCTGGTAATCTTCTTTAATTAGTTCCCTGCCCATATTTCTATAAGCTTCCAGGGAAATATAAGTGGATTCAATATTCTCAGACTTTTCCTGGGCATAGAGTGCCGGGAAGGAGAGGAAGAATAGTACGACAATTAACTTTTTCAAATGACTTAAGTTTGGATTACCCCCAGGTTAAAATCTTTGGTTATAGGGGAGTGATTGGCTGCCTCGATCCCGTGGGATATCCATTTGCGGGTGTCCAGTGGATCTATAATAGCATCTGTCCATAATCTGGCAGCGGCATAATAGGGGGAAGTTTGTGCATCGTACCTTGATTTGATCTTCTCAAAGACTTCTTTCTCCTTTTCAGCATCTACTTTTTCGCCTTTTTTCGCCATAGAGGCTGTTTCTATCTGGGCAAGGACTTTGGCTGCCTGGGTTCCTCCCATCACTGCAAGTTCAGCACTTGGCCAGGCTGCAATCAATCTTGGATCGTAAGCTTTTCCACACATAGCATAGTTCCCTGCGCCATAAGAATTTCCTATGATTATAGTAAATTTTGGCACTACCGAGTTGCTCACTGCACTTACCATCTTTGCGCCATCCTTGATAATTCCGCCGTGTTCACTTTTGCTCCCAACCATAAAGCCGGTAACATCCTGAAGGAACACCAACGGAATTTTTTTCTGGTTGCAATTGGCGATGAACCTGGTGGCTTTATCGGCCGAGTCTGAGTAGATCACCCCGCCAAACTGCATCTCACCTTTTTTGGTTTTCACGATCTTTCGCTGGTTGGCAACAATTCCAACTGCCCATCCATCTATACGGGCGTAGCCGGTAATAATTGTTTGCCCATATCCTTCCTTGTACTCCTCAAAATCCGATCCGTCTACTAGCCGTTTAATGATCTCTCGCATGTCATATTGGTCCGATCGTTTTTTTGGAAGCACACCATAAAGCTCCTTGGGATCTTCTTTCGGTTTAACAGGATCCTTTCGGTTATAACCTGCCTTATCAAAATCCCCTATCTTATCCATGATATTCTTAATGGTATCCAGAGCATCCTTGTCATCCTTTGCCTTGTAATCTGTCACTCCGCTAATTTCAGAATGGGTAGTCGCCCCGCCCAGGGTTTCATTATCGATAGATTCTCCAATGGCTGCCTTTACCAGATAACTTCCTGCGAGGAAGATACTTCCGGTCTTTTCCACTATTAAGGCTTCATCGCTCATTATAGGAAGATAGGCGCCCCCGGCAACACAGCTGCCCATCACGGCCGATATCTGTGTGATACCCATACTGCTCATTATCGCGTTATTGCGAAAGATCCTTCCAAAGTGTTCTTTATCGGGGAAGATCTCGTCCTGCATTGGGAGATAAACCCCCGCACTGTCTACAAGATAAATAATAGGAAGACGGTTCTCAATTGAGATCTCCTGTGCCCTTAAGTTCTTTTTAGCGGTAATGGGAAACCAGGCTCCTGCCTTTACAGTGGCATCATTGGCAACGACTATGCATTGTTTTCCTTTCACATGGCCTATTTTCACGACCACCCCGCCACTGGGGCAGCCACCATGTTCCTCATACATTCCTTCTCCTGCAAAAGCCCCAATTTCCAGGGCATTTTTAGGATCATCCAGTAAATAATCGATACGCTCCCGGGCGGTCATTTTCCCTTTGGAGTGATGTTTCTCTATTCGTTTTTCTCCTCCTCCAAGTTTTATCTTAGCCAATTTTTCTTTGAGGGTTACAAGTAAAAGTTTGTTATGATCTTCATTTTTATTGAAGTTGATATCCATATTTCAAATTTGTTAATAGTCTCCTGTAATAAATAAATTTCGAGCCCGTAAAATAAAATTAATTCTTCCGGGCATTTTGTATCTTGGCTAAAATACAAAAACAGGAGTATTTGCACTTGCTATAAAATCATTAAAATGTGCGATCTTTGTTAAGAAGAATTGCGCAAGGTATTGCAGCGGCTACTTTCAAGCTTAAAATGAAAGAAAATATATCGCAATGTACAATGCCTTTGCCTAAAAGAACAATTGTATGGGAATGAATAAAAACAGCATTTTTGCCTGGGCATCCTTTTG
Protein-coding sequences here:
- a CDS encoding DoxX family protein — protein: MASIRTLNKWANAHTYYALDILRIALGVFLFIKGIGFISQTQTLVELITPLQGYAGVMITVHYVASAHLVGGILIAFGLLTRWAIAAQLPILIGAILINFVGEMNVGNLILATVVMFISLFFIFYGSGKHSADYIMKMGY
- a CDS encoding M1 family metallopeptidase, which produces MKRLILLIIPFLALPNFAQVLSQEGRIYTEADTLRGSLRAERAYDVLKYHLKVRVEPEERYISGSNTITFEAGKQLPVMQIDLFENMKIDSIIHRNEKLDYNRKFNAVFVDLKQPVQKGERDSILVFYSGNPLVAKNAPWDGGFVFEKDNNGDHWIAVAVQGTGASLWYPNKDHQSDEPQEVLTEVEVPTGLMNVSNGRLVSQKELEDGYTRWSWKVINPINNYNIVLNIGNYVHFSDTLKKDNYRNLDLDYYVLPYNLEKAKKQFEEVKPMMDCFYEKFGEYPFVEDGFTLVETPYLGMEHQSAVAYGNHYMKGYLGRDLSGTGIGLKWDFIIIHETGHEWFGNSITARDIADMWIHEGFTSYSEAVYIECRWGKEEALEYIKGIRSVIANDKPIIGEYGVNSEGSGDMYFKGSNLLNTIRSIYNDDQLWWKTLRDYTTTYRHQIITTEITEEFFNKAITVDLKPVFDQYLRHAAVPLLQFRIVEDRVSYRWQADVKNFEMPVDIFVKNKELRITPTSSWQQLPAGVKPNDIRINDRKYYINSNLSSL
- a CDS encoding acyl-CoA carboxylase subunit beta; this encodes MDINFNKNEDHNKLLLVTLKEKLAKIKLGGGEKRIEKHHSKGKMTARERIDYLLDDPKNALEIGAFAGEGMYEEHGGCPSGGVVVKIGHVKGKQCIVVANDATVKAGAWFPITAKKNLRAQEISIENRLPIIYLVDSAGVYLPMQDEIFPDKEHFGRIFRNNAIMSSMGITQISAVMGSCVAGGAYLPIMSDEALIVEKTGSIFLAGSYLVKAAIGESIDNETLGGATTHSEISGVTDYKAKDDKDALDTIKNIMDKIGDFDKAGYNRKDPVKPKEDPKELYGVLPKKRSDQYDMREIIKRLVDGSDFEEYKEGYGQTIITGYARIDGWAVGIVANQRKIVKTKKGEMQFGGVIYSDSADKATRFIANCNQKKIPLVFLQDVTGFMVGSKSEHGGIIKDGAKMVSAVSNSVVPKFTIIIGNSYGAGNYAMCGKAYDPRLIAAWPSAELAVMGGTQAAKVLAQIETASMAKKGEKVDAEKEKEVFEKIKSRYDAQTSPYYAAARLWTDAIIDPLDTRKWISHGIEAANHSPITKDFNLGVIQT